A genomic window from Anthonomus grandis grandis chromosome 4, icAntGran1.3, whole genome shotgun sequence includes:
- the LOC126735234 gene encoding uncharacterized protein LOC126735234 encodes MLLLRREQMDEEDRWDEVISKVRWGLNSAKNSTTGKSPYELFFGYAPRGVADAVLANEVVLDSSSERNRLEIRNAAKEKIDQNQRERKARFDKQRCLGQKFTVGSQVLVRTFLLRK; translated from the coding sequence ATGCTACTGCTACGCCGCGAGCAAATGGACGAAGAGGATAGATGGGATGAAGTCATATCAAAGGTTCGGTGGGGTCTGAATTCAGCGAAGAATTCTACTACAGGAAAATCGCCCTATGAACTATTTTTTGGATATGCTCCTAGAGGAGTGGCAGACGCAGTACTAGCCAACGAAGTCGTGCTAGATTCTAGTAGCGAAAGAAACCGGCTAGAAATACGAAATGCTGCTAAAGAAAAGATTGACCAAAATCAACGCGAACGCAAAGCTAGATTTGATAAGCAACGATGCTTAGGTCAAAAGTTTACAGTAGGAAGCCAAGTACTAGTTCGaacttttcttttaagaaaataa